One Jannaschia sp. GRR-S6-38 genomic window carries:
- the rplR gene encoding 50S ribosomal protein L18 encodes MANSKRDLFLKRRLRVRNKLRKMAAGRPRLSVHRSNKNISVQVIDDVNGVTLASASTMDKDIGLAGKNNVEAAAKIGAAIAEKAKKAGVEEVYFDRGGFLFHGRVKALADAAREGGLKF; translated from the coding sequence ATGGCAAACAGCAAACGGGATCTGTTCCTCAAGCGCCGCCTGCGCGTCCGGAACAAGCTTCGCAAGATGGCCGCCGGGCGTCCGCGCCTGTCGGTGCACCGCTCGAACAAGAATATCTCCGTCCAGGTGATCGACGACGTGAACGGGGTGACCCTCGCCTCGGCGTCGACCATGGACAAGGATATCGGTCTGGCGGGCAAGAACAACGTCGAGGCGGCCGCCAAGATCGGCGCCGCCATCGCCGAGAAGGCCAAGAAGGCCGGCGTGGAAGAAGTCTATTTCGACCGCGGCGGCTTCCTCTTCCACGGGCGCGTGAAGGCTCTGGCCGACGCGGCGCGCGAGGGCGGCCTGAAGTTCTGA